A region of the Exiguobacterium aurantiacum DSM 6208 genome:
TTTTCAATTTTATGTCGGGCAGAGCGCCTCGAGCTCGTTGAACACAAAAAAAAGACGAACCCATTCGCCAGAAGCGAATGGGTTCGTCAACAGCCTGAACCACCCGTTCGGGTGGTTCATTTTTCATGTGCGTCGTTCGATCTCGGTCAACACGAGTTTGCTTTTCGGCAAACTTGGCAAATCGACAAAACTATAGCTCAAATCTTGTGGTGGCACGGTATGACGATAGCGGTTCAAGAAGACATCGATCGTCTCTTTCATGACGGCAATCGTCACGTGTTCACCGGCACAGCGATGCCCGAAGTCAGCATCGCCCCCACCTTGGGGAATAAATGTGAACGGACTTTCTTTCCAATCGTTGAACCGTTCTGGCATAAATTGCTCCGGTTCGTCCCAGTGTGCAGGGTCGTGATTCGTCCCATACAAATCGAGCAAAACGAGCGTTCCTTCTTCAAACGCGTACCCGTCCCACTCAAAATCTTGTTTGACTCTTGCTGCCGTCACTGGGAAGAACGGATAGAAGCGGCGAACTTCTTGCACGAACCACGTGGGATTGACCGAACCGGCAACAAGCTTAGCTCGCGCTTCTGGGAATTGATGGAGCGCGAGCACGGTGAAGAGGACGTAAATCGACACAGCGACGGTCGGTCTCAAAATGTTGATGACTTCGACGGCAACAACGTCCGCCGGCAACAGTTCCCCTGTCTCGTCGCGATGCCAAGAGAACTCGTACAAGGCCGTCTTCTCGTTCGGTAACAAGCGGTTCGTCCGGACTTCTTCGACCATCTCTCGGATCCACGCCTCGGCCGAGGAACGGGCTTGACGTCCTCGGAAGTGTTTCGGTCCTAGCGCCGTTCCCGATTCGAACAACAGACGCATCTCATTCGTACGCTTCTCGACTTCTGCTTCGGCGAGCGGGACGCCTGCCCACTCGCAAACGGCACGCATGAGCACTTCTTGAGCCGTGTCATATAAGACGATCTCTCCGGTAGCGCGGTCGAGGGCACGTTCCCATTCTCGACTGACGAGCCGCGTCAACCGGTCGATATTTCCAGGGAACATAAGTGACATGAACATCCGTTTGCGGTGCGTATGGGCTGGCCCATCAAGCGTCTGGACCCCATCCTCACCGAACAACGTCTTCAAGAGACGTTTCGGTGCCGCATCTTCACGGACAAAACGTTCGGCATCATAGAACAATTCAGCCCCGTCTTCCCCTCCTAGACAGATGGCCCGCTCCCCGAGCAGCCTCGTCTCGAATATGTTCGACTGGAACCCTTTCCGGCGATTCGGGACGAAATGGTAACCCTCTCGTAAGAAATCAACGCTATGATCGAGTCCTTGTTCTTTAGGTATCGGTCTTGTCATTTCCTTCACCCTTTCTTTCACAGACTATAAAGGATGTTCCCTCCTCCGTCACGAACAAACCTATAGAAGAAAGGAGTGGTCCGATGCTCTCATTCATTTTGACATTCCGGCGCATGTTTCGCGGAATCTGGCGGGGGTTAAAAGAACCTGAGTTTCAAGTATTGTTCAGCCTCGCTTTCCTCACCATCTTGTCCGGCACGTTGTTTTACGTCCGCTACGAAGATTTACGATGGCTCGATTCGCTCTACTTCAGCGTCATCACGCTGACGACGATCGGCTATGGTGATTTTGTGCCGTCGACCGACCTCGGGAAAGTGTTCACGATCGGCTACGTCATCACAGGCGTCGGCATCATGGTCGGTTTTGTCACCCAAGTGTTCAACCACTTGCAGCAAGCCCGCCTCGAAGAAGTGAAAAAGAAAAAAACGCCACCGTCCGAGTAGGAAGGTGGCGTTCGTTCGTCATGACGCCTTTCGATTGCGATTTTCAAGCGCGAGCTGTTGATTGAACCGTTTCGTCTCGGCGATGACGACACCTGACAAGAACAACAGGCCGATCAAGTTCGGGATGGCCATCAAGCCGTTGAAGACGTCTGATAACGCCCATACCAAATTGAGGTTCGTTGTCATGGCGCCAAGACCAGCGACGAGGACGAAGGCGATCCGATACGGAATGATCGACTTTTGACCAAACAAGTAATGGATCGAGCGTTCCCCGTAATACGACCAACCGAGAACGGTCGAATACGCGAACATGACGAGACCGATTGTGACGACGTAGCGGCCGAACGGTCCGAGGAACTGTTCGAACGTGGCCGCCGTCAAGTCGACCCCTTCGAGACCAGACCCGATCTGCCCACCCATGACGAGTGTGATCCCCGTGATCGAACAGACGATGAGCGTGTCGAGGAAGACTTGAGTCATCGAGACGAGTGCTTGCCGTCCCGGCATATCCGTTTTCGCGGCCGCTGCCGCGATCGGTGCCGAACCAAGTCCTGCCTCGTTCGAGAAGACCCCTCGTGCGACACCGTAACGGATCGCCGCACCGATAGCCCCACCACCGATTGCCTCGGCACTGAACGTGCTGCTGAAGATGAGCGCGATCGCATCCGGGATGAGCGTGTAGTTCATGACCATGATGATGAGCCCGCTGCCCAGATAGAAGATGATCATAATCGGGACGAAGAGGCTGACGACACGACCGATTGATTTGACTCCTCCGAGAATGACGGCACCCGTGAACACCATCACTAAAATCCCGGACACGTAGAGTGGGACGTCAAACGTCGACTTGAGCGCCAAGGCGACAGAGTTCGTCTGAACCCCGTTCCCGATGCCGAACGCCGCGAGCGAAGCAAACGCCGCGAACAAGACGGCGAGCCAGCGTTGTTTCAATCCACGTTCCAAATAGTACATCGGCCCTCCGGCCATCTGCCCCCGTTCGTCGGTTACCCGGTATTTGACGGCGAGCACGGCCTCGGCATATTTTGTCGCCATCCCAAAGAAACCGGACAGCCACATCCAGACAATCGCACCCGGTCCCCCGAGCACGACAGCCGTGGCGACACCGACGATATTCCCCGTACCGACGGTCGCCGCAAGAGCGGTCATGAGTGCTTGGAAGTGACTAATGTCCCCTCGTGACGTCTTGTCTTGGTTTTTCGAGAAGGCGAGTTTTAATGCGTAAGGCAGTTTTGTGATTTGAAGGCCACCTAACCGTACTGTCAAATAAACGCCTGTCCCCACA
Encoded here:
- a CDS encoding potassium channel family protein; protein product: MLSFILTFRRMFRGIWRGLKEPEFQVLFSLAFLTILSGTLFYVRYEDLRWLDSLYFSVITLTTIGYGDFVPSTDLGKVFTIGYVITGVGIMVGFVTQVFNHLQQARLEEVKKKKTPPSE
- a CDS encoding cytochrome P450, whose protein sequence is MTRPIPKEQGLDHSVDFLREGYHFVPNRRKGFQSNIFETRLLGERAICLGGEDGAELFYDAERFVREDAAPKRLLKTLFGEDGVQTLDGPAHTHRKRMFMSLMFPGNIDRLTRLVSREWERALDRATGEIVLYDTAQEVLMRAVCEWAGVPLAEAEVEKRTNEMRLLFESGTALGPKHFRGRQARSSAEAWIREMVEEVRTNRLLPNEKTALYEFSWHRDETGELLPADVVAVEVINILRPTVAVSIYVLFTVLALHQFPEARAKLVAGSVNPTWFVQEVRRFYPFFPVTAARVKQDFEWDGYAFEEGTLVLLDLYGTNHDPAHWDEPEQFMPERFNDWKESPFTFIPQGGGDADFGHRCAGEHVTIAVMKETIDVFLNRYRHTVPPQDLSYSFVDLPSLPKSKLVLTEIERRT
- a CDS encoding alanine/glycine:cation symporter family protein codes for the protein MSQSFSELIGTISDFVWGPPLLILLVGTGVYLTVRLGGLQITKLPYALKLAFSKNQDKTSRGDISHFQALMTALAATVGTGNIVGVATAVVLGGPGAIVWMWLSGFFGMATKYAEAVLAVKYRVTDERGQMAGGPMYYLERGLKQRWLAVLFAAFASLAAFGIGNGVQTNSVALALKSTFDVPLYVSGILVMVFTGAVILGGVKSIGRVVSLFVPIMIIFYLGSGLIIMVMNYTLIPDAIALIFSSTFSAEAIGGGAIGAAIRYGVARGVFSNEAGLGSAPIAAAAAKTDMPGRQALVSMTQVFLDTLIVCSITGITLVMGGQIGSGLEGVDLTAATFEQFLGPFGRYVVTIGLVMFAYSTVLGWSYYGERSIHYLFGQKSIIPYRIAFVLVAGLGAMTTNLNLVWALSDVFNGLMAIPNLIGLLFLSGVVIAETKRFNQQLALENRNRKAS